The genomic window CAGTACACGAAAAAGGAGGCAAAATTTTCGCCCAGCTTTGGCATACAGGTCGTGTAGCCCATTCGGCAGATAAAAAAGGTGTATTACCAGTTGCACCATCTGCAATTGCTATTGCAGGTCAACAACATTTTTCGTCGCAAGGACTTGTAGATTATGAAACGCCAAGAGCATTGAGCACAATCGAAGTAAAACTAGTGGTGCAAGATTACAAACAAGCTGCCATAAATGCTATAGAAGCAGGCTTTGATGGGGTAGAACTTCACGCTGCTACAGGTTATTTACCGAATCAATTTTTAGCCGAAAGTGCTAATATCCGCAATGATGAATATGGTGGAAGTATCGAAAATCGAAGTCGTTTTATTCTGGAAGTAATGCAGGCAATATCAGCTACTATTGGCGAAACAAAAACAGGAATCAAATTATCGCCAAGTATTCCATATAACAGCATTATCGAAAGTGATCCAATTGCAACCTATTCTTATTTAATAAAAGAACTGAACAATTTGCCTTTGGCTTACATTCATTTAATGAATCCATTGTTTCTTCCAGAACAAGGCTTTGAGCAATATGCAAAAGATGTAATGGGAACTTTTGGAACATTAACAAAACATACCGTAATTGCCAATGCAGGTTATACTCGTGAAACTGCCGAAGAAGAATTACAAAAAGGAATAGCCAAAATTATTTCTTTTGGAGTTCCGTTTATTGCCAATCCCGATTTGGTAAAACGTTTTGAACTGAACTCCGAACTTAATGAAGCCGACCGCACTACATTTTATGGAGGCAATGAAAAAGGTTATACCGATTATCCAAGTTTGCAATAAATCGATTATTCAACCAACAAATTATGATAACATCAATCAAAAAAGTAGCTTTGATAACAGAAGCTGCAACAGGTATCGGTCGTGCTATTGCCATTCGGTTGGCGAAAGACGGAATTGCTATAGCGGTGAATTACATTGGAGATTCTAAACCAGCCGATGCCGTTGTAAATGAAATTACTGAAGCTGGTGGAATTGCAGTAGCATTTCACGCCAATGTGGGTGTAGTATCAGAAATAAGTAGCCTTTTTGACGCTGTGATTCAAGAATTTGGCGGAATCGATATTGTTGTAGCCAATGCAGGAATAGCTATTATGGGGATTCCTATTGCAGATGTTACGGAAGCCGACTTTGACCGAATCAATGCGGTAAATTACAAAGGAACTTATTTTGTCTTGCAACAAGCAGCCAAACACGTTAAAAATGGCGGACGCATTATTCAAATTTCTTCATCGAGTTCACTTTATCCAGCAGCGGGTCTAGGTATTTATTCTCCCAGTAAAGCAGCTGGAAAAGTAGTTGCCGAAATCTTATCACAAGAACTGGGTCATCGCCAAATATCCGTAAACAGCGTTTTTCCAGGACCAACCAGAACTCCTTTGATGGAAAAAGAAATTTCAAAAGAAGAAATGGAAAGAATTTCTCAAGCTATGAATTTAGGAAGAATGGGAGAACCAGAAGACATTGCTGGTGTAGTGGCATTTCTAGCAAGTCCTGAAGGAGCTTGGATAAACGGACAACAAATCATTGCAAATGGCGGTGGTAGAATATAATTTTTAATTAAAAGTAGTATGGAAATAGGAATAGACAGTTTTGCATCCGGCACAATTCAAAAAGCCGTTGATGGCGCAGATATTCTCGAAGATTTATTAACCCGAATAGAACAGGCGGATCAGGCAGGTTTGTCAGTATTTGGTATTGGCGAGCATCATCGTCGTGAGTTTTTCGATTCAGCACCAGCCGTAATTTTGGCAGCCGCTGCCGCTAGAACAAAACAGATTAGACTAACCAGTGCAGTAACTGTTTTGAGTGCTGCCGATCCAGTGCGGGTTTTTCAGGAGTTTGCCACGCTTGACCTTATTTCGAGAGGGAGAACAGAATTAGTAGTAGGACGTGGCTCATTTACAGAATCATTTCCTTTATTCGGATTCAATCTTCAGGATTATGATGCACTTTTCTTGGAAAAATTGGAATTACTAATCCAAATTCAAAATAATGAAAAGGTCACTTGGTCAGGAAAGTTCAGAGCTCCTTTACACAATCAATCTATATATCCAAGACCGTTCCAAGATACATTGCCTTTATGGATTGGTGTTGGCGGTACTCCAGCATCCTTTGTAAGAGCGGGTACGTTAGGAATACCACTTATGATTGCAATAATTGGGGGCGAAACAAGACGATTTAGAGGATTGGTAGATATGTATCGAGAAGCAGGAAGACAAGCAGGACATTCGCCAGAAAAATTAAAAGTTGGTGTACATTCTTTAGGTTATGTAGCCACTAGCAAAAGCAAGGCATTGTCTGATTATTATCCTGGTTATGCCGAAACCTTTACCCGAATGGGAAAAGAAAGAGGCTGGCCACCAATTACTCCAGCCCATTTTGATGCTCAAGTAGGCAAGAATGGTGCATTATTAGTTGGCGAACCCGATGAAATAGCCGATAAAATAATGCGATTCAGTGAAGATTTAGGAGGTGCTTCCAGATTTACTTTCCAAATGGACAATGCGGGTTTAACACATTCACAATTAATGGAATCCATTGAATTAATTGGAAGTAAAGTTATTCCCATAATTAATACTTAAATCTAATTATATATAAAGTGTCTGATAGCGAACTTCTGTTTGTATCAGACATTTTTATATTCTTTAATTCAAATATTTAATTCAAATTGTATGAAACAAAAATACATTCTGGAAAACTATGACAGAATACTAAAAAAAATCAAAAACCCAAGGATTATTTTCAGTAACGACCTAATACCATTTCTAGAAAATTTTACTTCAGAAAGTTTCCTTATTTACCAAGTAGATTTCATCAAGCAAAGTGGGAATACAAAATATACTATAAAGAAACCAATCCACAATCTGTATCCAAAAGTTACAAAACTAAATTTCAAAGAAAGTGATGTGCCTGAAGGATTTGAACGATTTATTCCAAAAATACTTGATGAACTAAACATTACAGAGATCCAAATCAGTTTACGTTGCTGTTCCAAAAACGATAATGTTATATACATTTTACAAGAGTGTGAAATCGAAGATTTATCACAAGAAAAACGTTTCTTTCTATATTGTTACCATTCACTGAAAAATGAAAATGCTAAAATAAAGAAAACAAATAAAGAACGGGTTTTTAAATTAAAATCAAAAGAGCAAATCGAGCAGTACATCCATCGAAAACAGTATGCACTTGAAAATTTAGCTCATAAATTTATAAAAGAAATCAATCCCGCAAACTCATTAGACTTATATCAATTTTCCAATAATTATGATAAAATAGATTGTTTAAAAATTACTTATATTTACGCACCTATCCATATTAAGACAAACGGTGTTAAAAGTATAAAATAAATTCAGATATTTGATTAATTAAAACAAATCAAATGGAAGAAAAATTAAAAGAACAAGAATCAGAAACGATTTTTGAAAAAGGAATTGGATTGGAAAAAGAATTTTGCGAGTATTTAAAATCTGATTTAGGTTGGGAAAAAGCAAGAATACGTTCTCAAATGGCATCGAAGTTTAATATGCGAGGTACTAATGTTGACGTGATTGCTGAACGTTTAGATAATAGAGGCGAAAGATTAAAAAAACTAGGTAATTTCTATATGATTATTTGCATACTTACTTGTTTGATAGGTCTATTTTTAGTGATAAACAATAATTCAGATGGAATGTATATAATATTTTTTGGCACATTTGTTTTAATAATTGGAATTATTTCTTTTAAATTAAGTGAAAACTTAAATAAAGAAAATGCTTGGGTTGAATGTAAAAACCTTAAAACAAAAGTTAATATTAGTCAAGTTCAAAAAACGATTGATGAAATTAACCATTATAAAGCAAGTGAAAATAAAGAATATAAGTTTGTTGAAGTGTATTTTATTTCATCAAATGGATTTGTAGAAAACGCTTTGAAATTAGCAATAGACAATAAAATAATTTGCTACATAAAAGAGAATGAAAAATTTAAAAAAATTGATTATTGGAATCACTAAAAATTAGGAAAAATGATAACAAAAGAAAAATTAAAAACAGCGTGGGATAAGCATCCAATAGCTTTAACAATTGGAGTTTTAGCAGTTTTAGTTGGTTGCTATGACATTTATAAAAGGAGTAAATAAAATGAACTTAAAGCAATTACATAAGGACTTTGGAACACAAAAAAAGTGTGTTGCCTATCTTGAAAAAATAAGATGGGGCAAGAATCCTGTTTGTGCTAATTGTGAATCGTCAAACGTTACTAAACGTAAAGATGGTATGCGTTGGCATTGTAACAGTTGCAGGAAAGACTACAGCGTGATTATGGGAACGATATTCGAGGGAACACGTTTACCTTTACCACAGTTCTTTCAAGCAATGTTTATAATGAATAACGCTAAAATGGGAATATCTGCATCTGAAATTTCAAGAGCAGTAGGAATCAAATATAATACGGCTTGGTATGTTTGCCATAGAGTAAGATGCGCAATGATTAACAACGAATTAAGATTAGAGGGAGTTGTCGAATTTGACGAAGCATATATGGGTGGAAAAGCAAGAAACAGAAAGAAACCCATAAACGAAGCAAATTTAGCAAGGATAACATCCACAAGAGGTCGAGGCACGTCTAAAATACCAGTAGTCGGGGCAGTCGAAAAGAAAGGTAAAGTATATGTGAAAATTATTGAGAAACTAACTTCAAGAAATTTGTTGGCAATGCTTAAAAAAGTAGTTAAGACAAATGAAACGATAGTTATTACAGATGATTTTAGAAGCTACAAAGCATTTGATGACGAAGTAGAACATATTACTATAAAACATAGTGAGGGTTACGGTAAAGGAATGAGAACGATAAATACAATTGAGGGGTTTTGGAGCATAATCAAAAACGGAATCAAAGGTAGTTTCAGGAGTGTAAGCAAAAAGTACCTACCATTTTATCTTGCCGAGTTCTCATACAAGTACAATAACCGTCATTTACAGAAAGATGCTTTCCTGCAACTGCTTAAAAATGCGGTAGTTGAAGAAAAACATTTCAATAATTATAAACCTATCGGAAATCCGAGGGATATAGTTTATAATCAATAACTTAACAAAGTGCATTTGTCTTAATATGGATAGGTGCGTATATTTATCTTGAAAAATTACTTCGTTTTATAGAAAAAGAATATCGGAATGACACTTTACAAACAAATAAATTTTACAACTATTTCCGAAGAAACAATCAAGGAATCCCTTTTCTATTTAAACTTCAATTCTCTTAAGTTTTTTAAATACTTAACTGCTGATATTATTCAGGAATTAGAAGCTCAAGAAAACAATTTCCAAAAGATAGATCTACTATACAAGCTTTTAAAAAATTACAACCAAAAGCAAATTAGAAATTTCATAAAATACAAACCAAATTTGCCATCATTGAAAGAGCAAATAATCAGTTGGATTGAAGAAGAAATTGATTATTTATCCAAAAAAATTAAACTCGAATCCAACCAATTGGCAACTATTTCAAACAATGAAACAAAAACTAAATTTTTAACCAATTTATCAGTAGCACAATTAAGTTATTTTTTTGGCTTATTGATAGAAACAGGGATTATCAAACACAAAAACCAATCAGATATTTTTAGGTTCATTGCAGA from Flavobacterium eburneipallidum includes these protein-coding regions:
- a CDS encoding SDR family oxidoreductase, whose product is MITSIKKVALITEAATGIGRAIAIRLAKDGIAIAVNYIGDSKPADAVVNEITEAGGIAVAFHANVGVVSEISSLFDAVIQEFGGIDIVVANAGIAIMGIPIADVTEADFDRINAVNYKGTYFVLQQAAKHVKNGGRIIQISSSSSLYPAAGLGIYSPSKAAGKVVAEILSQELGHRQISVNSVFPGPTRTPLMEKEISKEEMERISQAMNLGRMGEPEDIAGVVAFLASPEGAWINGQQIIANGGGRI
- a CDS encoding Atu2307/SP_0267 family LLM class monooxygenase → MEIGIDSFASGTIQKAVDGADILEDLLTRIEQADQAGLSVFGIGEHHRREFFDSAPAVILAAAAARTKQIRLTSAVTVLSAADPVRVFQEFATLDLISRGRTELVVGRGSFTESFPLFGFNLQDYDALFLEKLELLIQIQNNEKVTWSGKFRAPLHNQSIYPRPFQDTLPLWIGVGGTPASFVRAGTLGIPLMIAIIGGETRRFRGLVDMYREAGRQAGHSPEKLKVGVHSLGYVATSKSKALSDYYPGYAETFTRMGKERGWPPITPAHFDAQVGKNGALLVGEPDEIADKIMRFSEDLGGASRFTFQMDNAGLTHSQLMESIELIGSKVIPIINT
- a CDS encoding IS1595 family transposase, with the protein product MNLKQLHKDFGTQKKCVAYLEKIRWGKNPVCANCESSNVTKRKDGMRWHCNSCRKDYSVIMGTIFEGTRLPLPQFFQAMFIMNNAKMGISASEISRAVGIKYNTAWYVCHRVRCAMINNELRLEGVVEFDEAYMGGKARNRKKPINEANLARITSTRGRGTSKIPVVGAVEKKGKVYVKIIEKLTSRNLLAMLKKVVKTNETIVITDDFRSYKAFDDEVEHITIKHSEGYGKGMRTINTIEGFWSIIKNGIKGSFRSVSKKYLPFYLAEFSYKYNNRHLQKDAFLQLLKNAVVEEKHFNNYKPIGNPRDIVYNQ
- a CDS encoding alkene reductase, with the protein product MKLLQSNKIGNLSLTNSIAMAPMTRARGEGNGVANDLTVLYYTQRATAGLIITEGINISEQALGSPFTLGIYTEEQIAGWKKVTDAVHEKGGKIFAQLWHTGRVAHSADKKGVLPVAPSAIAIAGQQHFSSQGLVDYETPRALSTIEVKLVVQDYKQAAINAIEAGFDGVELHAATGYLPNQFLAESANIRNDEYGGSIENRSRFILEVMQAISATIGETKTGIKLSPSIPYNSIIESDPIATYSYLIKELNNLPLAYIHLMNPLFLPEQGFEQYAKDVMGTFGTLTKHTVIANAGYTRETAEEELQKGIAKIISFGVPFIANPDLVKRFELNSELNEADRTTFYGGNEKGYTDYPSLQ